In the genome of Arabidopsis thaliana chromosome 4, partial sequence, the window ACGCAcctggaggagaagaagaaagcgaTGGCCGCCGCCGTAATAGAAAAATCGACCAACGTGAGAGATCCGATTTCCGGTGAGATATATAATCCGGTGGGGAGCGAGGGAGaagaaacgaaacaaaaaaaaaaagcagataAAATCTGTTATCGTTGAATTTgggatctctctctttcttttgttttagttttagaaagaaagagagagagagagagagtctaTCCCTGAGAGGAGGCAGAGATGAATATTTGGAGaaggcaacaaaaaaaacgcatgaaagagaaagattggGTGAGATATATTCGCCACATCCCGCGAAATATTTGCTCTCTTCgctaaaaacaatttttcaaattattattatttttttctttcacaacaACTGATTATACTAAATATTGATTGAGATTTGGGAACATAGACGAATCATTGTTCcacaaataaatttatttttgaaaataatttctcTCGATTCAACTGTAACTTTAAACTTGGGACACAAGCAagtaaaaaccctaaaagacaGATGAAAAAGGTGAATAATTAAGGTACAACAAGAGCATATCTGTGTGTGTTTATAGCTTAAACGCCAGGAATGGGAAAACGAGATGTGAAGGTTTCCACTCTCTCCTTTAGActcttcactctctctttcaatGGAAACTCAGGAGATGTCACGAACTTGTTGAAATCTTGAAGCTTTGAACCCGGCGCGGCTTTCTTGGCTTCCATTGTTATCTCCACACCTTCCTTGATGAAGTCAGCCACTACTACAAAGTCTTTCTCTGACAGTCCTCTTGTCGTCATCGCGGGGGATCCTATCCTTATTCCCCCTGGTACCAACGCACTTTTGTCCCCTGTTTCACCATTTCACATACACAACAACACTGTCTCAATTTCACTACTCTAGGGGaatcaaacatataaatatagcAATTGATGATTTTGCTATAACAACAATTAAGCATTTCTTTAACAGTTGTGTTCTACAAGTTCTACTTATCGACttcatttctgttttgtaaAAGAGTAAGAGGGCTTCTCTCAGAATTGACTTTTcaaatgggaagaagaagaccgaGAGTAGGAGGACGAACTCACCAGGGACAGAGTTCTTGTTGAGAGTAATAGATGCCATGTCTAAGATTTTCTCAACCCGCGCACCATCCATACCCTAACCACAACAAAAATGTTAGACTGACACCGCATTATCATAAGTGATTTTctggtttaagaaaaaagttgatttATTCAAGCCATTAATACAGTTTGTAAACTTACCATGGGTCTAAGATCGACGAGAACCAAGTGGTTATCGCTGCCACCAGAAACTAGCTTAAACCCGAGTTCAACCAATCGGTTAGCTAGAGCTCTACAGTTAGACACAACCTAAACAAGCAGCAAAAGATTCTTGTTAGAAgcaaaatttacaaactttatCCGGTGCAGAAGAACTTAATGATCAAGTAAAAGGGTGGGTACTCTTTTCTGGTACGCCTTGAATTCCGGTGATTGTGCGTGTTTCAAGCAGACTGCTAATCCTCCAATTGTGTGGTTATGAGGGCCACCCTTCAAATATACAATTCAGACAACTTTTAATCACGTTGGGAGAAGAATTATCTAAGAGAGCTAAAAATAATGGTGAATATCTCAACCTGCAAACCAGGGAAGACAGCATTGTTCACGGCAGATTCAAGATCAACCCCATTAATTGGATCCTTCCTGAAGAAGATCATGCCACCTCTCGGACCTCTCAAAGACTAGTAAGGTAAAAGTGTGTTACTAACAGATAATCTGGAAACGCTTTTTGTCTAAATACAAATGGAAATCATGTTTCATATTTCGGAACATACATACCTTgtgagttgttgttgtaacaATATCACAATACTCAAAAGGGTCAGCTACCACAGAAGCAGCCACAAGCCCACTGATATGAGCCATATCCATCATCAGAAAAGCACCAACTGAGTCTGCGATCTTCAGAAATTCATACAAATTGTGAGGAAAATGAAATAACAGATTTATATTTGAAAGCCAAAAGTAGACAGAAACATGAAAGGTGTTTTCAAGGATCAGGTTGTGTTTCTACCTTCCTCATGCGAGGATAGTCAAAATCTCGGCTGTATGCACTAGCTCCTGCGATAATAAGCTTTGGTCTGAAAAGTGTAGCAGTTTTCTCGAGCATATCGTAGTCAACAATGCCTGTTCAAATATTCAGACATCAGGAAATAGCCTCATACAAAAGTAGTTTCAGAGACCCTTCTCATAAGAAATGCATTACCTGTTGATTCATCAAGTCGATAAGGCATGGACTCAAAGTATATTGAAGTTCCAGATACACGCCTTTTAGCGGTCATGAACCCATGCGACAGATGACCACCGTGAGGTAAATCCAAACCCTAATCGTATAAAACAAGCCATTATATTCAATCTATATCAAGCACACAAGTAAAGCGGAGATGAAGAGTGCAAAAGTTCTTTACCATGATCCGATCATGAGGGCTAAGTATCGCAGTGTAGACAGCAAAGTTTGCAGGTGAACCAGATAACGGCTGAACATTAACCCCCCATTTCGTAGAATCTAAGCGGAAGGCTGCCAAAGCCCGGTTCTGGCAAAGCGTCTCCAACTGATCAATGTACTCATTGCCACCATAATATCTGTGAGACATGGACAACAGAAATACTATGAAATCTAGCAGATGAGACAGAAGTGCACCACAAAAACTAATCTTACATACTTCATTACCTTTTACCAGGCAGTCCCTCAGAATACTTGTTGGTAAGGCATGAGCCAACCGCCTCCATAACTGCTCGAGACGTGAAATTCTCAGATGCAATAAGCTCCAAGCTCCTGAATTGTCTATCTTTCTCCTTTGTGATGATGGTTCGGACCTCTGGATCAACTTCACCAAGACCATAGTCCTCAAAAGGGATTTCTTTGCCTAGATATTCAGTcatcaaaaagtaaaaagaaatcaaaaccacgcatgaaacaagtaaaaatatcTTTCACATCATCAACATAATCAAGGAAATGAAACTTAAACTATCTTACTGCTTATCTCGACATTAGGTAGCGAGACTGAAGATGCTCTCATTTCAGAGACCAGGTTTCTTTTCAGAAATGAAGAACGGAAAGGTTTTGAAATATTGAACTTCAACTGCTGAGAAAATTTGGTCACTGGAGGCATAATTGGGGGAAAGACAGATCCTTGAACCCGTCCAGGTTGCTGAAGAGAAGCCATCGAATTACCACCACAACAAGCTTGCATCTTTCTCTCTACTCCTAGACTCAAAAATTCCAAATGTCACATGAACGCAATAAACAGAGAGACCACTAATTTTACTCAGTAGATATCTGAACAAATATTCTCGtctcaaatatatatatatatatatatatatatatatatatatatatatgtcaaaattgtaaaaaaatcCTTGTTTTATCGCAAATTTTCCCAAAAGTGAACAACAAACGTGTTGAACTTTATCAGCTCATACCAACCAAACAATACATCAAATTACTAAATATAATAGATACAGCAGAGGGAATTCGCATTCAAAAACGGATTTTGAAAGGAAAATCTTTCGGAAACTAAAAACCCAGAAAGAGACAAGCGAGGAAACGAGAACAGAGTAACACTCACCGGAAAGGTAGAAAATTTGTGAGCTTTGGAGACGAGGTCGCTAAAAAGAAGGAAGACAGAGATTGAATGATACAGTGGAGGAGACGATGAAGTGActatgtttagggttttacgGGATatatcacaacaaaaaaagctcCGGGTTCCAGGAACGGGACAGCCACCTAAATATCACACGTGAAACGACGTCGTCTAGTGTGATGATTGGTTTAGGACAAAACGGTTCTGCTTGGTATGCAATTTGTATAGATCGAATTCTttcattggttttgttggGTACAGCACTACACAGGGTGTGGCCAAAGAGGCAAGACCATTTGTATCAACAACATAATTGCTTGAGATAAATCATaacttgagaaagaaaaaaaaaagataaaacataaCTACAGTATATAGAGGAAACAGACTTGATAAAATGACTAGTTCAGTTTTAACAAATCATATACAaactctttgtctttgattataaGAGAATACAAACATGAAGATGTTCTCCAAAAGGACttattcaaaagtt includes:
- the SHM3 gene encoding serine hydroxymethyltransferase 3 (serine hydroxymethyltransferase 3 (SHM3); FUNCTIONS IN: glycine hydroxymethyltransferase activity; INVOLVED IN: glycine metabolic process, L-serine metabolic process; LOCATED IN: chloroplast, plastid; EXPRESSED IN: 24 plant structures; EXPRESSED DURING: 14 growth stages; CONTAINS InterPro DOMAIN/s: Pyridoxal phosphate-dependent transferase, major domain (InterPro:IPR015424), Serine hydroxymethyltransferase, pyridoxal phosphate binding site (InterPro:IPR019798), Pyridoxal phosphate-dependent transferase, major region, subdomain 1 (InterPro:IPR015421), Serine hydroxymethyltransferase (InterPro:IPR001085); BEST Arabidopsis thaliana protein match is: serine transhydroxymethyltransferase 1 (TAIR:AT4G37930.1); Has 30201 Blast hits to 17322 proteins in 780 species: Archae - 12; Bacteria - 1396; Metazoa - 17338; Fungi - 3422; Plants - 5037; Viruses - 0; Other Eukaryotes - 2996 (source: NCBI BLink).) yields the protein MQACCGGNSMASLQQPGRVQGSVFPPIMPPVTKFSQQLKFNISKPFRSSFLKRNLVSEMRASSVSLPNVEISSKEIPFEDYGLGEVDPEVRTIITKEKDRQFRSLELIASENFTSRAVMEAVGSCLTNKYSEGLPGKRYYGGNEYIDQLETLCQNRALAAFRLDSTKWGVNVQPLSGSPANFAVYTAILSPHDRIMGLDLPHGGHLSHGFMTAKRRVSGTSIYFESMPYRLDESTGIVDYDMLEKTATLFRPKLIIAGASAYSRDFDYPRMRKIADSVGAFLMMDMAHISGLVAASVVADPFEYCDIVTTTTHKSLRGPRGGMIFFRKDPINGVDLESAVNNAVFPGLQGGPHNHTIGGLAVCLKHAQSPEFKAYQKRVVSNCRALANRLVELGFKLVSGGSDNHLVLVDLRPMGMDGARVEKILDMASITLNKNSVPGDKSALVPGGIRIGSPAMTTRGLSEKDFVVVADFIKEGVEITMEAKKAAPGSKLQDFNKFVTSPEFPLKERVKSLKERVETFTSRFPIPGV